In Glycine max cultivar Williams 82 chromosome 7, Glycine_max_v4.0, whole genome shotgun sequence, a single window of DNA contains:
- the LOC100527575 gene encoding cupredoxin domain-containing protein precursor, which translates to MALKLGHGVMILVIISASMFSVSMANKDWSFGFNYTDWWSRFGNHPQNKTQQQPKQIVVGGSEHWHYGFNYTDWAFKSAPFYLNDTLVFKYDAPNATSFPHSVYMFKSFGSFLKCDIEKAKMLANPMQGTGEGFKFVLKRWKPHYFACGERNGFHCNNGTMKFAVMPMIRPFWQWP; encoded by the exons ATGGCTCTGAAGTTAGGACATGGCGTGATGATACTAGTTATTATAAGTGCTTCAATGTTTTCAGTGAGCATGGCCAACAAGGATTGGTCCTTTGGTTTCAACTACACTGATTGGTGGTCTAGATTCGGAAATCATCCTCAGAACAAAACACAGCAACAACCCAAGCAAATTGTCGTGGGTGGTTCTGAGCATTGGCACTACGGATTCAACTACACCGATTGGGCATTCAAGAGTGCCCCATTTTACCTCAATGATACTCTAG TTTTCAAATATGATGCTCCAAATGCCACCAGTTTCCCACACAGTGTGTACATGTTCAAAAGTTTTGGGAGCTTCTTGAAGTGTGacattgaaaaggctaaaaTGCTAGCAAATCCCATGCAAGGTACAGGAGAGGGCTTCAAGTTTGTGTTGAAGAGGTGGAAGCCTCACTACTTTGCCTGTGGTGAGCGAAACGGCTTCCATTGCAACAACGGCACCATGAAGTTCGCTGTGATGCCAATGATTCGTCCCTTCTGGCAGTGGCCTTGA